One Salvelinus namaycush isolate Seneca unplaced genomic scaffold, SaNama_1.0 Scaffold2411, whole genome shotgun sequence DNA window includes the following coding sequences:
- the LOC120038869 gene encoding vertnin-like, producing the protein MIQRKEVVLSVLGELQDATESSGLDALTRVALEVQQVLTPFTLPSSPCHEFPDWEGIDGKARSLYPADAPGGLLPLVCKGEGNLLFDAASMLLVGTTSLSLELQVRTVVEMLLWKRYYLGGMIDSKVMLQAARFSLRAEESQDMLNLPLSVLEAIFDADVKASCFPGSYANMWHLYALSSVLQYNIYSVYPMYNLKIRPYFNRLIRPRYYPKDMDPITIHIMWSGELEGGSSRFRPRVFVALVQASVLQMDSPNDEQRVPPLKTLELLNQDSHLSYSSLKDKYNITKSTFYRWKRQTQEHRKRSAARYEAKHFLQACYLEGKLIPLHQFKEFFPEISRSTYYAWKHELISSGGSFSTFSAGEVSPGDSTEQESWSSPESKLGQEEDHEVEADAEHHDSVASLFGLNYNNDKMDGERAQNMALMQEAKKVLQNCIARNTSFPFRIFKRSFPGISRSTYYNWRREAMLCNRGYKVGSSENSLDADKSSPTGGLSPIGGTESRGRAATVFPRVKICSNNHKRFRMVFLRRKKLREAAKVKVWRSKWPLSRFRVRYPSLSLCFYWLWRNGPSGTRKEEITTPSLEMDRSEIIMGYNNDAVKDNGMMMTESDIKTKAPIQDVFSFEGDPTEDLRGPVTMTSVTSPFDTPLPNPTKMSATAAPTDDQMFVMDLVALANFKAKAKVFLQQRFEEKSFPTFKEFRSFFPLTPRSTYYMWKRALHHGVPLVHG; encoded by the exons ATGATTCAGAGGAAGGAGGTGGTACTCTCAGTCCTAGGGGAGCTGCAGGATGCCACAGAGAGCTCCGGCCTGGACGCCCTCACCAGGGTAGCTCTGGAGGTCCAACAGGTCCTGACCCCCTTCACCCTGCCTTCCTCACCCTGCCACGAGTTCCCTGACTGGGAAGGCATCGACGGCAAGGCCCGTAGCCTGTACCCTGCTGACGCCCCCGGAGGCCTCCTGCCTCTGGTCTGTAAGGGAGAAGGGAACCTGCTGTTTGATGCAGCCAGCATGCTGCTAGTGGGGACTACTAGTCTCAGTCTGGAGCTACAG GTACGTACAGTGGTGGAGATGCTGCTGTGGAAGAGATACTACCTGGGTGGTATGATCGACTCGAAGGTGATGCTGCAGGCGGCCAGGTTCAGCCTGCGTGCCGAGGAGTCCCAGGACATGCTCAACCTCCCCCTCTCCGTCCTCGAAGCTATCTTCGACGCCGACGTCAAAGCCTCCTGCTTCCCCGGCTCCTACGCTAACATGTGGCACCTGTACGCTCTTTCCTCCGTCCTCCAGTATAACATCTATTCTGTCTACCCCATGTACAACCTGAAGATACGACCCTACTTCAACCGCCTGATAAGACCGAGGTACTACCCCAAAGACATGGATCCTATCACCATACACATTATGTGGTCTGGAGAGCTGGAGGGGGGCTCCTCCAGGTTCAGACCTAGAGTCTTTGTAGCGTTAGTCCAGGCTAGTGTCCTCCAGATGGACAGTCCTAACGACGAGCAGAGGGTCCCCCCTCTGAAGACACTGGAGCTTCTCAACCAGGACTCTCACCTGTCCTACTCCAGTCTGAAGGACAAGTACAACATCACCAAGAGTACCTTCTACCGCTGGAAACGGCAGACGCAAGAGCACCGCAAAAGGTCTGCTGCCAG GTACGAGGCCAAACACTTCCTCCAAGCGTGCTATCTGGAAGGGAAGCTCATCCCTCTGCATCAGTTCAAGGAGTTCTTCCCTGAGATCTCCAGATCCACCTACTATGCATGGAAGCACGAGCTGATCTCGTCCGGCGGTAGTTTCTCCACGTTCTCCGCGGGCGAGGTGAGTCCAGGGGACAGCACGGAGCAGGAGTCCTGGTCCTCCCCAGAGTCCAAGCTCGGGCAGGAGGAAGACCATGAGGTAGAGGCAGACGCAGAGCATCACGACAGCGTGGCCAGTCTGTTCGGCCTGAACTACAACAATGATAAGATGGATGGAGAACGGGCCCAAAACATGGCACTGATGCAGGAGGCCAAGAAGGTTCTTCAGAACTGCATCGCTAGGAACACGTCGTTCCCCTTCCGCATCTTCAAGAGGAGCTTCCCTGGGATCTCCAG GTCGACTTACTACAACTGGAGGAGAGAGGCCATGCTATGTAACCGTGGCTACAAGGTCGGAAGCAGTGAAAACAGCTTGGACGCGGATAAGAGTAGTCCAACTGGTGGTCTGTCCCCTATCGGGGGGACCGAGAGCCGTGGTCGCGCTGCCACCGTCTTCCCCAGAGTTAAGATCTGTAGTAACAACCATAAAAGGTTCAGGATGGTGTTCCTACGCAGGAAGAAGCTGAGAGAAGCTGCCAAGGTGAAGGTGTGGAGGTCAAAATGGCCTCTGTCTAGGTTCAGAGTGCGGtacccctccctgtccctctgttTCTACTGGCTGTGGCGTAACGGCCCCAGTGGAACCAGGAAGGAGGAAATCACCACCCCGTCTCTAGAGATGGACAGGTCTGAGATTATTATGGGGTACAACAACGACGCAGTGAAAGACAATGGGATGATGATGACAGAGAGTGACATAAAGACAAAGGCTCCAATTCAGGACGTGTTCTCCTTTGAGGGGGACCCAACAGAGGATCTGAGAGGCCCCGTCACCATGACCTCTGTGACATCCCCCTTCGACACCCCTCTCCCCAACCCAACCAAGATGTCCGCCACCGCCGCTCCCACAGACGACCAGATGTTTGTGATGGATCTGGTGGCCCTGGCCAACTTCAAGGCCAAGGCCAAAGTCTTCCTGCAGCAACGCTTCGAGGAGAAGTCCTTCCCCACGTTCAAGGAGTTCAGGTCCTTCTTCCCCCTGACTCCCCGCTCCACCTACTATATGTGGAAGAGAGCCCTGCATCACGGAGTGCCACTGGTACATGGCTGA